The sequence gaaaTTAGTATTTTGAGTTTGGTGATTTTGCTGCATCAACAATGGCAACTTCTACCATATTGCTGCTGGGAAGGTGAAGAGAGTCATGTCTTCAATAAATCTAGCGTCTTATGTAAGACAGAATTACCACTGTGGTGTCTGGGCCTTCTGGAGCTTGCTGGAGCACACCTTAGCCCCTGCCTAGCCCTGTCTTCCTAGCCAGCAGTTCTTCCCACCAagctgtctatacagacttcttTCTGCGCATGTGCCAAGATGCCCTTGTCACTTTTGCTAAGTCTTTATAACAATTCTTTCTTACCACAGACTTCATGAAAActttacacatatatatatacagaatctTCATAATAGAAGCTGGGTAAAAGGAAGAATTACCATGAAAtgctatataaaatattatttaaattgaaaCCAAGTTAGGAGCATAAGGGAGACTTGTTCCCACCAGGTAGTTCCCTCAGGGCTCTGGGGCTCTGTGCAGGAGTCCCAACAGGAGGAACGGCTTAAGACCAGGACTCGGTGCCCCTTGCAGGCAGGTGGAAGGAGGGCACTTGCCGAGCAATGACAGGCctctaaacaaaaggaagcaaTTCTGTAAGCTACTGTAACAGGAACTGTCTAGGACAGGGACACCGCTTGCTGGGACGCATGTGCAGCTTTTCAGCTTGGCTACCGCTAGACATCTCCAGATTGAAGCCGAGACCAGACAATCACAGTGTCTGCGCTGCTGGAGAAGAGCAGAGGACTAGGTGACAGCAGCACTCTGCCCAGGAGGGGTTCTAGTTACGCTTGCAGGGGTCCCTCTGTGCGCACTGCACCTCTTCTTCTGAGCTGCCCTCAGCACAGCAGCTCCCAGTCCCAGGAGCAGTGGGGACAGCATCTACTCACCCACTCTACTCACCCACTGCTTCTTCTTGGTCTGAGAGATGAGCTGCTTGTGTTGTGTCGCTAGCTTCTTGATCTCCTCGACAAATTCTTCCTTACACTTTTCCTTCACCTGCTTACACTTTCTGTCCATCTCACCCTGCACGTTGGCTACAGCTTTATTTACAgcttgtctcttttcttcttccatttcagAACGCAGCTGAAATGAAGACAGCAACAGACAGGACACACAGGTAAGTGAAGCCTTCCTGCTGAGATTGGGCTCTGTCCCCCTACTTCAGTACACACGAGAGATGCTAGCGAGAAGGCGTTACTAACTACAACAGTGGACGGAATATTGGCTCAGCCGCTCCTGCCAGAGCCCGTCCCACTCACCACCGCCCCCAGCAATGCACAGCCCCACCTTTTCCAGTGCCTCTCGGACCACTCGTTCTGTTTCCCGCTTGTGGTCCGACTTCATCCTGTCTTTAAAGTCATTAAAGATTTTGGTGTACTTGTCGTGGCACATGCTCTGACAGACGCCATCACTACTCGTCTGGGTGCTTCGATGCAGCATTCTTGGGGAGGAGGCACTTAACTTCTTGGTCTGGGTTGACACCGACACCTTCTCAATTGGCTGAGGCATTGTGGGGATTTCCTGGCTGGAACTTACTGCTTCTGTTTCTGGCTCTGGTTCCTACAGTGTTTAGAAGCAAAACAGGGCAATGTAACTCACACAGCTCAGTTAAGAGAAAAATTCAGTgtatgctcatacacacacacacacacacacacacacacacacacacacacacacacacacaaatggctgTTAACAAGCAAGTAATGCTGgtatcttgttatattttgtcACAAATAAATCCTCCCCAAACACAACCAGTAAATGAAGAGTTAAACCATTAATAGCTTAAGAAAAGTCTAAACAAAAATTTCATTTATGATTTcactatatacttttaaaataaagtttttggtttataaaatataaaatcattatCAACTATCAACAGATTTCCTAGAATCATAAATCACACCTTACGGAACGTGTCTGGCATGTAGCCAGATCTACAATTTTAAAACATGCTCAGTTCACACAAAAAAGGAAGCTTGACCGTGGTCTCCTTGTTTTCAAAGCTGGCATGACCGGCTCATCAGATAACTGCTCTGTTTCACACAACGCCAAGAAAACCACCAGGTTCTCAGGAACCGCAGCAGCACCCTGCTCGCTCCCCGGACTCTGCTCCACGGCTGCTTACTGGGGACGGAGACTGTGCACTCGTGTGCTGGTCGAGCAGCAGTCCACAACGACAGGAGTCGGGAGACTGGGCCTTAACTTGACGGACATTACTTGACTGTCTTGACCGAACTGTGAgactctttcctctttccactgCCACCTGGACACTGTGAGGTGGGCAACTTACTTCCTTTTTGGGCTCCACACTCTGATTACGTCGTCCTTTCTTTGCTCTTGGTTCTTGAGTGACCTTCAGCTGTGGGCATTATAAAAGTAACATCTTATTATTCGACACACCAGGAAATACCTCTGTGCTGTAAGTACTTGTAGTGGCCCCGCAGCAGAGAAGGGAGGCCTTCCATCCACGAAGCAGCCACGTGCTTTGTTACTGCTGCGGGTTGGTGATCAAAGGGCCAGTGGACCTGCAGAGCCAAGTAGCACACTTACTCTCCTCCCACCGGCTGGGTCAGGCTCCAAGGCGCTTCTACCCACTCACATCTTTGCACTGGTTTGCTTACTTGGGCAGAGCACTTTACAGATGTTTGTATGAAAGGGAAAGAAGATGTCAAAACCTGTTTATGACAGTGAGGAGTgtacacagaggtttctgcatTGAAAAATCAGAATCAGCAGGCCCTTCTTACCGAGACATCACTCACCTGTTCATTACTGGTGGAGGAGATACTGgattctgcctcttcctcaccTCGGTCCTCATTCTTAGACTTCCAGAACCGGCCTTCACGGAGGAACCGCTGGTGCAGTTCCAACTCATCACAGGCTTTTTTCCAACCCATACTGCGTTTTACATGCAGTCGGTGAACATTGACTGTGATATCTTGAATGTTTTCAGAAGGAATCCAGGCCCTATGGGAAGTATTGGGAGGTGTAGTTAGAGACAGCCATTGTGGTGGGAAAGGTTACGAGCATGGCGTGGACTCTGCCTACTGGAAAGAATATCTGCAACAACTTGACAGAGGCTCACACTCAGGCTTACCAAACTCTTAGCCAGTAGACAAGAAGTGAGGAGCCAGTTCCCAGGCCACGGTGATTTACTCACTGTCCTCTTTAGTCACCTCAGCTTGCCATGTTCAGAGAGACATttgtaagtcttttaaaaaatattatctatTGTTTTGGATAATGTAAGCTAGCAGGACCCATCCAGCTACATGCTGATCAGCATAATGGAACCATTTCAAAATGCACataattttaatatgtgtgtgtgtgtgtgtgtgtgtgtgtgtgtgtgtacacctacaTACAATGAGGGTACCTTTTATTAACTAAGTTACATTTCTGCTATGCCCCTATAATTTAGACAAACCAAATTAACACATGGAGCTGGATCTGTATTCTTTAGCAATAATGCAAGCCCTCAGAAGTGCATCTGAGTTACAACATGTGCCAGAGATTTCAAAGAAACgaataggagtgtgtgtgtgtgtgtgtgtgtgtgtgtgtgtgtgtgtgtgtgtgtacacacgcgcgcgcacgcatgtgccagtgtgtgagtgcatgtacgCACACTGACTGGTAACTGGGAGCATGTGATGCATGCTCCTGATACAGTGTCTCTGCCTTTATGACTAAGCTAAAGATAAGAGGTGACAGGAGGTAAAGGTGATCTAGAACATGGAAGTCATGTGCTCCTGTTGCACAAGGGCAGTCAGCAAAAGTGGGAGAGTGTGCTGCTTCAGTGAGGTTCCTGTGACAAGGTGTGCATAGTGAGCTGGTCACCTACCAGGATAGATGCTCCTTCCCTTACATTCTCaacacaatttaaaacatttccatGCATAGGTGTCAGTTTAAATTAACACTGGGTActctgagctaaaaaaaaaaaaaagaagaagaagaagtaaagaCATCCCACAATTTAAGGCTAGTATAATAAAGTAAAGATGTATGAACTGATTCTGTGACTTATTACAAATTATTCAACGACTTTCTTGCTGGCTGCCTACTGGGGTCATGCCATCTCCAGCAACTTACAGAAAAAAGGTCTAGCTGCGTTAAGGAAGCTGACTGGTCCAAAGCAATCTTGCAGATTCTAGGTAGATCCACTACCACAGGTCCTATGTATAGGCAACTGGTTTCTCCTGCTGGCTAAGTCAGCTTCACAGTCTAGGTGAAGCGAGCCCAAAattatttgcttaattttttctGCCTCTCATGTGTAATACAATATACTATCAAAAAACACATTCCTCAAAACTAGCAACTAGTGCCTTCTCATGAGCCATACATAGTCTTTTGATGCTTAATTCATGATtacaatttctgtttattttcaataTATCAACTACTTGAATATAATAGAATTTTTACAGTATCTCCTAAGCAATCATTCATGTCATATTCTATCCAGATCAATGATTCTGCATTACGTGATGGAATAGCAGGTCTACTCAGAGACCTATCTAtctggaagtaaaaaaaaaaaattccctttccCCATTCTCCCTATATTTGCTTTAGAACTCATCACTTTGTGGACTGCCACAACCAGCTAGGTGCTGTGCTTATGTCTGTATCAAGCTTGCATGAGGAGTGAGGCCCCAGCTTTGCCAAAGCTCAGAGAGCCTGGCTAGTGTGTCTGGGTGACAGAGTCAGTGCAGAGACTTGGACACACGCTGACAGACACTGACTTACTCCACAGGATGTGCACAGTGCCCCCTTGTGAGAACCTGAAACTAACTAGATATGATGCATGAAGCTTGTCACGCTAAAATTTACCTATTCATCAAAAGCTGAAATGTTCACTCTGTATTAAAATTGTACATTGTGTTTTTAGTTTATGTTTCTTAACGTAACAGTGTCTGCTAGGTGTGTCTGTATGAATGAGAAAACGGGCATTTAAAGTACTCACAGGTTATCTAAGACAAATTGCAAACCAGGAGGGAAAACACAGTCCTTTGTTTTGAAGCTTCTCGTACTGACCTTTGCCCCAGACACTAAGATCTACGGAGATATTCAGAGTTCACGCACAGCTGACTTTCAGCATGATTCCCATTCCTTTCCTATCTGTTACAGGAACCTTTTCTGACTTTATCACTGGACTCATTAATCTGAGTCCAATGGTACTTCTCAAAAGTTCAATTCACCTTTCTAATCCAAACTAATGGTGACAACACTTTATGACAATACTGTTAATATCCTAAGTTTAATGTTCAATGTTATCAGGGCCATAACTCACACTGAGAACAGTATTGGAAGCATGCCATCCTACAGGTTGGTATTTTTCTATGAAATATATGAAGTAATTTTATAGTCAGCTTCTTTGTATGTATTCCACATATGGAAACCTGGGAGTGGAGACGATGCTCTGCAACTGTGCGCTGTCTCTTTCCACTCACTGTGCTTGTCCACAGTCTTAGACTGATGCTATAATTAAGTTGATTGTTTTTGCCTGTTAAAGGTTTACAGAGAAGACTCAAATACATGTGCATCTTTACAGTGTGGAATGGACATGCCTGTagacaccccccaccacacatacatacacacacatacacacacaccctacatgaTGGGTTCAATCTCAGTACAGTGTGCTCCGCACCTGAGGACCAAGCATCCCACTGAAATGTCCTGTTTACAATGATATTGGAAAACCTGCATAAATTATTACCAGCTACGGGCGTGTGCTGTATTTGAAACAAGCATGGCCCTCACTATCTCTAAGAGCCGTcagcacacatatgtacatagcTCTTGCTACTGCGTGTGTTTGGGATTACCTCTGGTGGTGGTGGCCAAAGAAGCGTACATCAACTTGATTGTCTTCTTTCTGCATGACTTTGGCTGGCCAAAACCCAAAACCTTTCATTTTAGCCCACACCAGCTCATGATTAGGTATCTGAAAGTgaaatgttatttcttttaatattgaCTACTTAAATAGAGAAGCATGGATTAAGTAAGACATAATCCATTTGGATAATATTTCCTTTTAACTCTGAAACACAtacaagtgttttgttttccttttgccatcaagaaaaacaattCATATGCTTAAGAGAAAGTAGACTTATGGAGTAtttcccagatgaggtaggaacTGGAATAAGGTCACCTCGAAAGTCAAGGGCTCTGTGCACGACAGCAGTCAACAGAGTGCCCTGACTTTGCTCCTGTCCCAGCATCACCTGGGGACTTGTTAgaaagaggagaattttgggTCGCACACAGACTCTCTGATTGTGAGGTCTCCTAAGTCCACCCAATGtcagttgcttgcatgtacttcctgtttttatttttgttagctaatattatttcctcttgggtctctgagggagatgaagattagttagttagaaatgaagattaattaggatagaaagtgaattagatacaataggatagataatggaattattttctctgaatttgtcaaatacaaatgaactagacattgtttaggtatttattacttgtatatattgtatatagttattgtacttttgtatatagtttttcttatattagttataagctttttccttttttctttttattaaaatagaaaagggaaaatatggtgataccttatttgtattaaaatgttatttgtatgttaataaataaagttgcccaggggtcagagctattagcaagccataggaaagcagggcagtggtggcgtacgcttgtaatcccagcacttggtaggcagagctaggtaagtctctgtgtgttcagggatacagccagtattggatacacatgcctttaatctcaataccaaccatagaaaacctggaggtctagaCAGGCCATgacaaggtggtcatgtggttgggtttacaaccaatgagaaggcagaacagaaactctatataaagactttaacacaggaagtagctctggttcggagaggtaggaccactgcaggaggaagggtaaggttttagctcttagctctgacctcttggcttttcttctttgcattggttctgtgtttcttatttaataagacggttggttacatctacattgtgTCACTGGGGATACTGCCCTCAAATACCCAGAGACCTTTTTTCATTTCAGAGGAAATGATGGAACTACAGATAGAAGCAAAGCCCCAGGTCTCTTGTTGAAAATGATAGGAAAAGCAAAGACTCAGTCTCCTATCAAAGGACCCAGTGCATGGTCTTACTAAGTACTCTGTTTGAGATTCAGAAAAGCAATTAGTGTTACTTTCTCATGTTTCACTTGTGCATATTCATTAAGACCATATGTACTATGATGCAATTCAGAGGTACTATCATCCCCAAGGAAATAGGAAGTAAATGTGATCCAAACAGTACTCtataaatgaaaatgacaaaattcCACATACGCAAGGATAGCAGAACCAGTTGTCGGGCCGTGCGTTGGATAGATAGAAGCAGTTCTTGCACAGCTGCAGCTCATCCAGCTGAAAAGCAAAGCAATGGTCTGAGCCACACAGCCAACCAATGAGCCACACAGCCAACCAATGCGGCTGCGTGGGACTGACAGGAGCTCTCCGTCAGGTCCTGACTTAATGTAGTACACTTCAAATCTTCTAGGATGACGAAAGGTCCTGCTATGGCCAGACTCTGCCATCACACTGAGCAGCATGTGGAGGACACGCCCGCCCGGGTGACAGTACCCttccctggctctgcccactgCCAGCCCTCACTTGCACACTATTCTCTTCACCATTGTAAAGgtcacttgtatttttttttcatatgtcaACATCTCTTCAGAAGACAGCCCTCAATACACCGGAGTCTATACCTACATCACCATTTCATTCCTTCTAACACACTGCCTGGCACACTGTAGACATTCAACAAAACATTCGTTTAATAACTAAAAGGAAGAGCCAAGTTTGAAATGAACTGAAGAAATCACGCTTCTTCTATGAGAATTTTTACCAAAACCATATTTGCAGGGGCTTCACTTATTGTCTGCCTATgcacttggttctctccttaaCTGGTTTGCCCACTGGTCTATTGGGAGCATGTGTGAACCCCATTCCAAGACGTGGCTCTGGCTGCAGAGTGCATTTTGTTCACATCCCACCATCTCACCAACACTCCCAAGAGCAACTAGCAGTGCTTGAACGTTACCAAATCTGCCATAACATTCTTTGTCAgctttttcagaaatattttgtttacttaattTCCATGTATGCCAAACATGAAAGTCAAATTACTTTCAAAGGAAATGCCGTAATTAAAATGTAGCAAGGAAGGCCAGGAGCCTTAAATAAATTTGGACTCTAGCAGGTTTAATGATTAGGTGTGAATGGGAAGTACCTCATGACACGTGTCTTTATATAGCATCCTCGCAATGTCTGCTTGTTCACTGTCTGCTGCAATTGAAGAGAAACACAACCTATCATCAATACTCAGAAACTGCCACCAGCAAGTCCATGACCCTGCTGTCATTTCAGTTTACCAAATGGAGCCACATTCATCAAAACACATATTTTAGAGAATGTTCAGGTGACAAGATAAACTCTACAGGCAACTTTCATTTTTACCCTTAACACAACCACTAATTCTCTAGGTAGAGAATGACCTCTTGACTTTAAGAATGAGATCTTAGTGGGAAAGTATCAGACTTAATGAAATGCCTGGATGGACAACCCTGTTAGCTAAGATAACGCATGTGAATGTAAAGAGTACATTTCACTGAGGATCTAGTTCAGTGGTAGTGTTTAatcagcatgcacaaggccctgggctagctcttcatcctcagcaccattacaaaaaaaagtgaaaatgtttCCCCCACACCACTGGTCATCACCTCTGTAAACCACACCAGCAAAGCAGACATCAGTTTAAATTCTAACATAATTAGTCATGTATGGATAACAAGGAACGGGGACAGATATTCTCAACATGgaatttaacattttcaaaactctacacaaaagacaaaaagaactgAACCTCCATAGAAAATCACTGTGTTGTGAAGAAGCAGCTGTGCGTCAGCTTTAAATTCCTCGTAACTCCGGTATTTCCCCTCATTCACTTTCTGTGGGGGTAAAAGACAGAAGGACAAATGTGTTGTGAGTGACAGGACTTAGGGGGACACAACAGAATCTGTCCAGATGGCATCAGGACTCTTCCTGCTACCCCCACCAGAAGTGACAGGGCCACAAGTAGCACTGTGCCCATTGTGTTAACTCCCACAGTGGACTTCACAGCTGCCACACCTCATCTGCAGCGGTGGTGGACCGCACAGCTGCCACACCTCATCTGCAGCAGGGGTGGACTGCACAGCTGCCACACCTTATCTGCAGCAGGGGTGGACTGCACAGCTGTCACACCTCATCTGCAGCAGGGGTGGACTGCACAGCTGTCACACCTCATCTGCAGCAGATGTGGACTGCACAGCTGCCACACCTCATCTGCAGCAGGGGTGGACTACACAGCTGCCACACCTCATCTGCAGCAGGGGTGGACTGCACAGCTGTCACACCTCATCTGCAGCAGGGGTGGACTGCACAGCTGCCACACCTCATCTGCAATGGTGGTAGCCAGCTGCTGCTGAGCTTCGTCAGAAAAAGCAGGACCACACATGCCTGCCCTCTTTCTAACAGCTGGatgaagacaggaaaaggagcccttaGCCTCCACAGTAGTCACCAAACCTCTAAGACAGTgactctcaatcttcctaatgctgtgaccctttaatacagttcctcatgttgtggtgactgacccccaaccataaaattattccattgctacttcttaactgtaatgaatcataatgtaaatatctgataggcaacccacaggttgagaaccactgctctaaggcaCAGACACTAGCTTGCAGTCAAGTTTGGAgttcctctgtagaccaaggcAATGCACAGCTTTCTCTACATGGATGAGACACAGAAAAGGACTCCTTCAATGCACTCTCTGTAGCTCTACTGTTGGTAGCCAAAGAGGATTACAGAATAATTTGGAGGGCTTTTCCCTCCTTGTAGAAAGGAGCCCAAACTTTTTCAAGTAGTGTGTGTATATAGCTAAGCTACCTGGAAACAGCAAGAGAGCATTTCTGAATTCCAGTGATCTTGGCCTAAAAATGGCTTGGAAGGCCAAGGCCAAGGCCTCTAAAGAATGCTCACACCCCATGCCCCTCCCGTGTGCCTCACCTCTTTGCTCCTGCAGCTTCTTTCCTGTATAACTCTAGTTCAACTGCCCTTCCTTCAGTGAAGATTTCCACTTCTCACATCAACACATCACACGTGAAGTTACAGGCCATGTAACTTTGGCACATCCCAACTTTGATGCTTGCCTTCCCTCCTTACATTCCTGCCTCTGAAAAGCTTAGGTACATCAGCCTGTACAGGGCCTTGCCCAGTCTAAGTACCTCCTTACAGCACCCCTAAAGTGTTTCCTGTTGAGTTATGCTCTGAACCATGATTCATATTTTGGATTTTAAACTGATAAGATCATAAAAATCTTGTCTTTctattaattttcctttcaggACTTCTCATTTTGTGCAAGGCCAAAGTATTAACCCAGCTAGCATCAGCCCATTTCACAGGGAGCCTTACAGGATCCAGAAGCCCTCGGGGAGGGATGATGGCAGTTGGGTCTAGAGGGTTTTGGCGGGAAGGAACTATAGGAGCCCAAGCACAGGGTGTGTCGTGGTGGGGGGGCTGTGTCTTTACATCCTCATACCTTATACTGTAGCACAAAGACAAGACCAAAGCCCAAGATATATGGGCAGCGCAAGTTGGACTTgatgggttttttaaaaaaggagggtataaagttgggtgggtggaAAGAGGGGTTAgatgtgggaggagttgggggagacaGTGAACATAGTCAAAACTCACTATTTGCCATTCTCAAATATATAAGAATTACTTCTTTTAGATTTAACTCTAGTTTTATTCCTTTTATGGTTTCCCAAGATACTAAATCGATTCTACATCCCAAGTTTGTCCTAAAACTCCCAAGCACACTGCTAAAATAGAAAGGCATGTTCAGAAATCATACTGTATATACAAAATGTCAAGCTGCCCAGGCTGGAATATCTTCCTGTAATCAACAAATATCAAGAAGCTAGCTGTCAGTGATGGAAAGCCGGGTCTTTTACAATTTGCATTAGAAAGCATGAATACACAACATCATGACACCACAGCCACCTCCGCTGTGCCACGACTTCCTCTCTAACCTGACAGTTAAAGACAAATGGACATGAAATAAAAGGAGCCAAGTTACCTCTTGTATGGTAGGGACGTCAACAGCTGAATGGACCAGCCTCCGGTACATGGGATGTTTactgtcctttccttttttattaaggtCTATAGCCTAAAAGGGTGTTAAATACATAAAAGGATATGTAAAGCATCAATTCCTAAAACTCAACATAGCTTATAATCTCACAAGATGTCCTTTATAATGAATGGAAAATGTGTACAGTTAATGTAATGTGGCATTCTTCAAGGTTTGACAGAACAGCTATTTGAGAAATTCCATTTCACTTTAAGTAACAATAACCAAAGCAAATGTTTATttgataaattaatttttaaactgtGTTTTAACTGAATGTCGTCAACAAAATGCTTAtgtctaacaaaacaaaacatagagtCCAGTCCAGTACAAAAACATTAGTtgtagaaaatgaataaaatagcaaCCAAATTTGGTagtacaggcctataatcccagcactcaggagactgaggcaacagGGTCACAAATTCAAGTCCATttctgggctacatattgagaccttgtcttggaaacCAAGTTAGACCAAAGCCAAATATGCCCGCAGAAGTTGCTATGGTTCCCAGTGTGAGAACCACAATGCGAAGAGCCAGAGCAAAGCAAGCCTGGCAAGATGCCGGGAATCAGCAGCACTCACCCGCTCCTTCATGCGGGAGACAATGAACCTCAGGTAGGTGCCCATCTCCTGCTTGTTTGAATGCTTCTTCTTAATGCtctggggaagaaagaagaggccaAACAAGTCCATCATTTATGTGTCCATGGGTAAAAGGCAGGAAACTAAAAAGGACTAAATACTTTGTTAGATTAATTCCAACATCTGATAAAGTCTGTGGTATTTGCATAACATGAGTAAAATTTCTCTCAATAAGGAgggaattaaaaaatatgttgtcCTTGACATAATgcttaagaaatgaaaattttatcttttcttggtattttaaaacttcaaagcatTTTCTGATAAAGAGAAATAATATATGTAACAGAGAATCTCTAAGTTTACTAAAGATCAGTGGTTGAAGTCTTTTAGAGAACACTGTAAATTGATACTACCAAACAGACAATTTcaatatatcatttttttaaacattaaaaaataatctgtTGATGAACTGTGCATAGTGAGTACATTAACATATATGTTTTTCATGCTATAGACATGTTTATCTCATATGCCAGATTAATGGAAGTAGAAATGACTGCTAATTAGAATTGATTTATCTCTCGAGAAAACTGGATTTCATATTTCATGTCCTTTCTAGACAGCTAAGATACTAGGACAAATGTCCCTTTGTCAGAACAAAGGCACATGCTAGGCCAAAGGCGGCACTGTTACATCATACTGCAGAGAGATGAATGGGTCTAGCTCTATTTTAATGGATGTCACAACTTTTCAGCCACTAGATTATGATTTTTCCACAGTTAATATCATTTCTACTAGAAAGCTTTACACACAGGAAGTTATTTACACACAGAAAGTCATTTTAATATGCTAAgcctggagagaaaaacaaatattttcagattcattacatatgcatattaaaatatctaataaaaagttgacaaTTTACTATCTAGAAATAATCTCAGataattctttcatttcttgACCTAGGGCCTCATTATATAGATAAgattggcctggaatttgctatgtagctagcCTGGCATTGGTACTCATCTggctgagtgctggtattataggcatgtgtcataCTTTGCTCAGACATTTACCACTTAAGACCTAGCTTTCCTCCTATTTACGTTTCTCACCTGGACTCTTTGGCAAAGAGAAGGCACACTCCATGTTTCCCCTCTCAGCCCGATGGACTATGCCATCATCTAACACAAACAGATGGTAAGTGGTTAGATACAGGGGTGAAGAGGGGAGACAAGTGCCTCttttcccagcatgcaggaaAACAAGTCTACATCCTTTAAAAAGAAGGGAGCATGGAGACACGTGCTCCTAGCCAGGTGCCCTGTCTGGTCTGCTCTACACACCATGGACACATCATTAGCACTGCTGAACTCAAATGAGAAATGTCCATACAGTCATCTACAATAGCAGCAGATACCCGACAGAAGTCTCGAAATGCTGTTGGCCAGATTACAGTCTATAGGCAGGTAACTGATTTCAAGGAAATACACATTCAACCCTTCATACAGTACTAAAATACACTCACTGAATACTGAACCTAACCTTGCACAAACCAAACATCTGTCCTCTTTGCACCCTCCTTTGAGTTACTCAAGCCTGACTGGGCTGTGTG is a genomic window of Peromyscus maniculatus bairdii isolate BWxNUB_F1_BW_parent chromosome 5, HU_Pman_BW_mat_3.1, whole genome shotgun sequence containing:
- the Zmynd11 gene encoding zinc finger MYND domain-containing protein 11 isoform X3, producing the protein MARLTKRRQADTKAIQHLWAAIEIIRNQKQIANIDRITKYMSRVHGMHPKETTRQLSLAVKDGLIVETLTVGCKGSKAGIEQEGYWLPGDEIDWETETHDWYCFECHLPGEVLICDLCFRVYHSKCLSDEFRLRDSSSHWQCPVCRSIKKKHSNKQEMGTYLRFIVSRMKERAIDLNKKGKDSKHPMYRRLVHSAVDVPTIQEKVNEGKYRSYEEFKADAQLLLHNTVIFYGADSEQADIARMLYKDTCHELDELQLCKNCFYLSNARPDNWFCYPCIPNHELVWAKMKGFGFWPAKVMQKEDNQVDVRFFGHHHQRAWIPSENIQDITVNVHRLHVKRSMGWKKACDELELHQRFLREGRFWKSKNEDRGEEEAESSISSTSNEQLKVTQEPRAKKGRRNQSVEPKKEVSCPPHSVQVAVERGKSLTVRSRQSSNVRQVKAQSPDSCRCGLLLDQHTSAQSPSPEPEPETEAVSSSQEIPTMPQPIEKVSVSTQTKKLSASSPRMLHRSTQTSSDGVCQSMCHDKYTKIFNDFKDRMKSDHKRETERVVREALEKLRSEMEEEKRQAVNKAVANVQGEMDRKCKQVKEKCKEEFVEEIKKLATQHKQLISQTKKKQWCYNCEEEAMYHCCWNTSYCSIKCQQEHWHAEHKRTCRRKR
- the Zmynd11 gene encoding zinc finger MYND domain-containing protein 11 isoform X10 gives rise to the protein MARLTKRRQADTKAIQHLWAAIEIIRNQKQIANIDRITKYMSRVHGMHPKETTRQLSLAVKDGLIVETLTVGCKGSKAGIEQEGYWLPGDEISIKKKHSNKQEMGTYLRFIVSRMKERAIDLNKKGKDSKHPMYRRLVHSAVDVPTIQEKVNEGKYRSYEEFKADAQLLLHNTVIFYGADSEQADIARMLYKDTCHELDELQLCKNCFYLSNARPDNWFCYPCIPNHELVWAKMKGFGFWPAKVMQKEDNQVDVRFFGHHHQRAWIPSENIQDITVNVHRLHVKRSMGWKKACDELELHQRFLREGRFWKSKNEDRGEEEAESSISSTSNEQLKVTQEPRAKKGRRNQSVEPKKEEPEPETEAVSSSQEIPTMPQPIEKVSVSTQTKKLSASSPRMLHRSTQTSSDGVCQSMCHDKYTKIFNDFKDRMKSDHKRETERVVREALEKLRSEMEEEKRQAVNKAVANVQGEMDRKCKQVKEKCKEEFVEEIKKLATQHKQLISQTKKKQWCYNCEEEAMYHCCWNTSYCSIKCQQEHWHAEHKRTCRRKR
- the Zmynd11 gene encoding zinc finger MYND domain-containing protein 11 isoform X8 → MARLTKRRQADTKAIQHLWAAIEIIRNQKQIANIDRITKYMSRVHGMHPKETTRQLSLAVKDGLIVETLTVGCKGSKAGIEQEGYWLPGDEIDWETETHDWYCFECHLPGEVLICDLCFRVYHSKCLSDEFRLRDSSSHWQCPVCRSIKKKHSNKQEMGTYLRFIVSRMKERAIDLNKKGKDSKHPMYRRLVHSAVDVPTIQEKVNEGKYRSYEEFKADAQLLLHNTVIFYGADSEQADIARMLYKDTCHELDELQLCKNCFYLSNARPDNWFCYPCIPNHELVWAKMKGFGFWPAKVMQKEDNQVDVRFFGHHHQRAWIPSENIQDITVNVHRLHVKRSMGWKKACDELELHQRFLREGRFWKSKNEDRGEEEAESSISSTSNEQLKVTQEPRAKKGRRNQSVEPKKEEPEPETEAVSSSQEIPTMPQPIEKVSVSTQTKKLSASSPRMLHRSTQTSSDGVCQSMCHDKYTKIFNDFKDRMKSDHKRETERVVREALEKLRSEMEEEKRQAVNKAVANVQGEMDRKCKQVKEKCKEEFVEEIKKLATQHKQLISQTKKKQWCYNCEEEAMYHCCWNTSYCSIKCQQEHWHAEHKRTCRRKR